One stretch of Miscanthus floridulus cultivar M001 chromosome 18, ASM1932011v1, whole genome shotgun sequence DNA includes these proteins:
- the LOC136523840 gene encoding uncharacterized protein gives MTEQAPPPPAWFFLLLAFVGGAYSFRLLSYLALLKSPPPCLPAPPRLAPPPRPTPCCPGRRHRHPATGHPATATPRVPGPRPPEEEGGGACHRRSPTPPLASTRRRCPAPAAPPTHARRPARLEEEENLRAIRRPPEKEEDPVPPANPVHAVRRARPRSEQKVGEREEDVKGNRRREEAEKRGGGGAPPRPLDAAPSATLALSTASNVPPMSREEHVRGDSATPILFVGIAGDDNDDNVGDEVDFFDNIDSDADDNEGDDDNEGDDLDKMPGGRQRRLHSLYATPPAQEDEEPPAETSTRRTRTGRPCGRPRTRPTPRAPSPEEDQVVASGDEGDQGAATRDKDD, from the exons ATGACAGAACaggcgccgccaccgcccgcatGGTTCTTCCTGTTGCTCGCTTTCGTCGGCGGCGCCTACTCGTTCCGCCTCCTCTCCTACCTCGCGCTTCTCAAAT cGCCGCCGCCTTGCCTCCCCGCGCCGCCTCGTCTCGCTCCGCCGCCCCGCCCCACCCCGTGctgccccggtcgtcgccaccgccaccccgccaccggccaccccgccaccgccaccccgcGCGTCCCTGGCCCCCGGCCGccagaggaggagggaggaggagcatgCCACCGGAGGAGCCCCACCCCGCCGCTCGCCTCAACCCGCCGGAGGTGCCCCGCCCCTGCCGCGCCGCCCACCCACGCCCGCCGGCCGGCCCGCCtcgaggaggaggagaacctccgcgccatccgccggccaccggagaaggaggaggaccccGTGCCACCCGCCAACCCCGTCCACGCTGTCCGCCGTGCCCGCCCCCGTTCCGAGCAGAAGGTGGGAGAAAGGGAGGAAGATGTGAAGGGGaacaggagaagagaggaggccgagaagagaggaggaggaggtgccccgcCCCGGCCCCTTGACGCCGCCCCGTCCGCGACCCTCGCCCTGTCCACGGCCTCCAACGTCCCTCCGATGTCCAG agaagagcacgtcagaggggactcggcgaccccgatcctcTTCGTCGGCATTGCTG gtgatgacaatgatgacaacgttGGAGATGAGGTTGATTTtttcgacaatattgatagtgatgccGATGACAACGAGGGAGATGATGACAACGAGGGAGAT GATCTCGACAAAATGCCTGGGGGAAGGCAGAGGCGTCTCCACTCGCTCTACGCGACACCCCCCGCTCAGGAGGACGAGGAGCCGCCGGCGGAGACATCAACGAGGAGGACTAGGACCGGCCGCCCCTGCGGCCGTCCGAGGACGAGGCCTACGCCTCGTGCCCCATCACCCGAGGAGGACCAGGTGGTGGCCTCCGGGGACGAAGGCGACCAGGGGGCGGCCACGAGGGACAAGGACGACTAG
- the LOC136521644 gene encoding very-long-chain 3-oxoacyl-CoA reductase 1-like isoform X2 produces MPAWMWLFYATIGALCVAGDCFRLLRHLALCLRKPKDLRRRYGSWAVITGPTSGLGWSMAMELARAGLNLVLVGRDPAKLQDVSDKIARCHGVQTRTVVFDLSLVSTAQGDEAMRRLREAIEGLDVGVLVNNAGVNKPGALYLHEVEVESLMRMVRVNLQALTEVTAAVLPGMLRRRRGAVVNIGSGSTLAVPSFPLYSVYAATKRYVAVFSKNLYVEYKSKGIDVQCQTNMVSSAAKNSLFPLFVVGPDACARAAVRWIGHGPLCVPNLVHQLQCWAAAFLPEILGDTYRLAMHLHQRAIFRMLRSSRAHPQGNGGSSVDKFY; encoded by the exons ATGCCTGCGTGGATGTGGTTGTTCTATGCCACCATCGGCGCCCTGTGTGTCGCAGGCGACTGCTTCCGCCTCCTTCGCCACCTCGCACTCTGCCTGAGAAAGCCAAAGGACCTCCGCCGGCGCTACGGCTCATGGGCCGTCATCACCGGGCCGACGTCGGGCCTCGGGTGGTCCATGGCCATGGAGCTGGCCCGCGCGGGTCTCAACCTCGTCCTCGTCGGCCGGGACCCCGCCAAGCTGCAGGACGTGTCCGACAAGATCGCGAGGTGCCACGGCGTGCAGACCAGGACCGTGGTGTTCGACCTCTCCCTGGTGTCGACGGCGCAGGGGGACGAGGCGATGCGCCGGCTCCGGGAAGCCATCGAGGGGCTGGACGTCGGCGTGCTGGTGAACAACGCCGGCGTGAACAAGCCCGGCGCGCTGTACCTGCACGAGGTGGAGGTGGAGTCGCTGATGAGGATGGTGCGCGTGAACCTCCAGGCGCTCACGGAGGTCACCGCCGCCGTGCTGCCGGGCATGCTTCGGCGGCGGAGGGGCGCCGTCGTCAACATCGGGTCCGGGTCCACGCTGGCCGTGCCCTCGTTCCCACTCTACTCCGTCTACGCCGCTACCAAACG GTATGTTGCTGTGTTCTCGAAAAACCTTTACGTGGAGTACAAAAGCAAAGGAATCGATGTTCAATGTCAG ACGAACATGGTCTCCAGCGCGGCGAAGAACAGTCTGTTCCCGCTGTTCGTGGTGGGGCCAGACGCGTGCGCCCGCGCGGCGGTGCGCTGGATCGGGCACGGCCCGCTGTGCGTGCCCAACCTGGTGCACCAGCTCCAGTGTTGGGCCGCGGCCTTCCTGCCGGAGATCCTTGGCGACACCTATCGCCTAGCGATGCATCTGCATCAGCGGGCCATCTTCCGGATGCTCAGATCGTCCAGAGCGCATCCGCAAGGCAACGGCGGTTCATCAGTGGACAAATTCTACTAG
- the LOC136521644 gene encoding very-long-chain 3-oxoacyl-CoA reductase 1-like isoform X1: protein MPAWMWLFYATIGALCVAGDCFRLLRHLALCLRKPKDLRRRYGSWAVITGPTSGLGWSMAMELARAGLNLVLVGRDPAKLQDVSDKIARCHGVQTRTVVFDLSLVSTAQGDEAMRRLREAIEGLDVGVLVNNAGVNKPGALYLHEVEVESLMRMVRVNLQALTEVTAAVLPGMLRRRRGAVVNIGSGSTLAVPSFPLYSVYAATKRYVAVFSKNLYVEYKSKGIDVQCQVPLYVETNMVSSAAKNSLFPLFVVGPDACARAAVRWIGHGPLCVPNLVHQLQCWAAAFLPEILGDTYRLAMHLHQRAIFRMLRSSRAHPQGNGGSSVDKFY from the exons ATGCCTGCGTGGATGTGGTTGTTCTATGCCACCATCGGCGCCCTGTGTGTCGCAGGCGACTGCTTCCGCCTCCTTCGCCACCTCGCACTCTGCCTGAGAAAGCCAAAGGACCTCCGCCGGCGCTACGGCTCATGGGCCGTCATCACCGGGCCGACGTCGGGCCTCGGGTGGTCCATGGCCATGGAGCTGGCCCGCGCGGGTCTCAACCTCGTCCTCGTCGGCCGGGACCCCGCCAAGCTGCAGGACGTGTCCGACAAGATCGCGAGGTGCCACGGCGTGCAGACCAGGACCGTGGTGTTCGACCTCTCCCTGGTGTCGACGGCGCAGGGGGACGAGGCGATGCGCCGGCTCCGGGAAGCCATCGAGGGGCTGGACGTCGGCGTGCTGGTGAACAACGCCGGCGTGAACAAGCCCGGCGCGCTGTACCTGCACGAGGTGGAGGTGGAGTCGCTGATGAGGATGGTGCGCGTGAACCTCCAGGCGCTCACGGAGGTCACCGCCGCCGTGCTGCCGGGCATGCTTCGGCGGCGGAGGGGCGCCGTCGTCAACATCGGGTCCGGGTCCACGCTGGCCGTGCCCTCGTTCCCACTCTACTCCGTCTACGCCGCTACCAAACG GTATGTTGCTGTGTTCTCGAAAAACCTTTACGTGGAGTACAAAAGCAAAGGAATCGATGTTCAATGTCAG GTGCCCTTGTACGTGGAGACGAACATGGTCTCCAGCGCGGCGAAGAACAGTCTGTTCCCGCTGTTCGTGGTGGGGCCAGACGCGTGCGCCCGCGCGGCGGTGCGCTGGATCGGGCACGGCCCGCTGTGCGTGCCCAACCTGGTGCACCAGCTCCAGTGTTGGGCCGCGGCCTTCCTGCCGGAGATCCTTGGCGACACCTATCGCCTAGCGATGCATCTGCATCAGCGGGCCATCTTCCGGATGCTCAGATCGTCCAGAGCGCATCCGCAAGGCAACGGCGGTTCATCAGTGGACAAATTCTACTAG